Proteins encoded in a region of the Caballeronia sp. M1242 genome:
- a CDS encoding sensor domain-containing diguanylate cyclase, giving the protein MQTSLIHLPSTSKDRLAAAITAAIALIGAFIVWPHARQPGPVIVPFLPIFATWVTLTEGLTAFLLWTQYRISGRLLFATLSGAYAFVSLIAAIQLIVFPGVFSAGGLLGAGPQTAIWIWVFWHGGFPALVTVSLAARSWAPSLRNRASGHVALLGALSLASCCAALAIVGKDVLPVVVASGGSYSNLSSSPAALIVEATCLAALGLHVSTTRLRSLMDLWLAVALLAALIDVTLTLSAGARYSVGWYAARLASMLSSSAVLGMLIYETTGLYRKLTDTHEKLLESSARDGLTGVFNRAYFDERYSREHALAASSGYPLCVLLIDVDNFKAYNDTFGHLAGDDCLRKVAHALTETLARTGDFVARYGGEEFVVVLPACDAAAGLAVAEKLRAAVESATLPAPRPGTVVTISVGLACRDAASRQTAKALLEAADAGLYAAKAGGRNRVASARFGKASGGLVRQTSASSS; this is encoded by the coding sequence TTGCAAACTTCGCTTATTCACCTGCCATCGACGTCGAAGGACCGCCTCGCCGCGGCCATCACCGCCGCTATTGCACTGATCGGCGCCTTCATCGTATGGCCGCATGCCCGGCAGCCCGGTCCGGTCATCGTCCCGTTCCTGCCGATCTTCGCGACCTGGGTCACGCTCACCGAGGGCCTCACGGCCTTCCTGCTGTGGACTCAGTACCGCATTTCCGGGCGTCTTCTCTTCGCGACGCTGAGCGGTGCGTACGCCTTCGTGAGCCTGATCGCGGCCATCCAGTTGATAGTGTTTCCCGGCGTCTTTTCCGCGGGCGGCCTGCTCGGCGCCGGCCCGCAAACCGCCATCTGGATATGGGTGTTCTGGCACGGCGGATTCCCCGCGCTCGTCACCGTGTCGCTGGCCGCGCGGTCCTGGGCGCCGAGCCTGCGCAATCGCGCATCGGGACACGTGGCGCTTCTCGGCGCGCTGTCCCTCGCCTCGTGTTGCGCGGCGCTGGCCATCGTGGGCAAGGACGTTCTGCCGGTCGTCGTGGCATCGGGCGGCTCGTATTCGAATCTGTCGAGCAGCCCGGCCGCGCTGATTGTCGAGGCAACGTGTCTCGCCGCGCTCGGCCTGCACGTCTCGACCACCCGGCTGCGCTCGCTGATGGACCTGTGGCTCGCCGTCGCGTTGCTGGCGGCGCTGATCGACGTGACGCTCACGCTGTCGGCCGGCGCGCGCTACAGCGTCGGCTGGTACGCGGCGCGCCTCGCCTCGATGCTGTCGTCAAGCGCCGTTCTCGGCATGCTGATCTACGAGACGACCGGGCTGTATCGCAAGCTCACCGACACGCATGAGAAGCTGCTCGAGAGTTCCGCGCGCGACGGGCTGACAGGCGTGTTCAACCGCGCGTATTTCGATGAGCGATACAGCCGCGAGCACGCGCTCGCCGCCTCCTCGGGCTATCCGCTTTGCGTGCTCTTGATCGACGTCGACAACTTCAAGGCCTACAACGACACGTTCGGGCACCTGGCCGGCGATGACTGCCTGAGAAAGGTCGCGCACGCGCTGACCGAGACGCTGGCGCGCACCGGCGACTTCGTTGCCCGGTACGGCGGCGAGGAATTCGTCGTCGTGCTTCCGGCATGCGACGCGGCAGCGGGACTCGCGGTCGCCGAGAAGCTCCGCGCGGCAGTCGAAAGCGCAACATTGCCCGCGCCGAGGCCCGGCACCGTGGTCACCATCTCGGTGGGCCTCGCCTGCCGCGACGCCGCCTCGCGCCAGACAGCGAAGGCGCTGCTCGAAGCCGCCGACGCGGGACTGTACGCGGCGAAAGCGGGCGGCCGAAACCGTGTCGCCAGCGCGCGTTTCGGTAAGGCGAGTGGCGGGCTCGTCCGTCAGACTTCGGCTTCTTCTTCCTGA
- a CDS encoding patatin-like phospholipase family protein has protein sequence MAQQDNGAGNRPRMALALQGGGAIGAFQAGVLEALHDADIQIDACCGSSIGAINAAIFFGNAPEHRVDRLRQFYHRVSVPGTTLRDRMASLIGGLAFANDDFRRMLAEADQSYAISAGLPGFFTRRLAVPWTTGSQAPELASIMDMRPLYQTLASLCDFDELNRSATEVSVIAANVATGEPHYFDNRAGGLQAPMIVASGSLPPWFAAVQIGDAWYWDGSLVSAAPLQRIVETAPADVETIIFRADLWTPEGQVPDNLTDAEIRQKNIEHGSRAAAYHQAFDESQRLRALLAHALECIPAAQRQSDPQLMNAAALARARPVRIVPVDYAFSQRESHFKDGQFTAAAIETHWAHGREAAQAALARMSERN, from the coding sequence ATGGCGCAGCAAGATAACGGCGCAGGCAATCGCCCGCGTATGGCGTTGGCGTTGCAAGGCGGCGGCGCGATCGGCGCGTTTCAGGCAGGCGTGCTCGAAGCATTGCACGATGCAGACATCCAGATCGACGCATGCTGCGGATCGTCGATCGGCGCCATCAACGCCGCGATCTTCTTCGGCAACGCGCCGGAGCATCGCGTCGATCGGCTCAGGCAGTTCTATCATCGCGTGTCGGTTCCCGGCACGACGCTGCGCGACCGGATGGCGTCGTTGATCGGCGGACTGGCATTCGCCAACGACGACTTTCGCCGCATGCTGGCCGAAGCCGATCAAAGCTACGCGATCAGCGCGGGCCTGCCGGGATTCTTCACGCGACGCCTCGCCGTGCCGTGGACGACCGGCAGCCAGGCGCCGGAACTCGCCAGCATCATGGATATGCGCCCGCTCTATCAGACACTCGCGAGCCTTTGCGATTTCGACGAACTGAATCGCAGTGCGACGGAGGTCAGTGTCATCGCGGCGAACGTGGCGACCGGCGAGCCGCATTACTTCGATAATCGCGCCGGCGGTTTGCAAGCGCCGATGATCGTCGCGTCGGGCTCGCTGCCGCCCTGGTTCGCAGCCGTGCAGATCGGCGATGCGTGGTACTGGGACGGCTCGCTCGTATCCGCCGCCCCGCTGCAACGTATCGTCGAGACGGCGCCTGCGGACGTCGAAACCATCATCTTCCGTGCCGATTTGTGGACCCCCGAGGGCCAGGTGCCGGACAATCTGACCGACGCCGAAATCCGGCAGAAGAACATCGAGCACGGTAGCCGCGCGGCTGCCTATCATCAGGCGTTCGACGAGTCGCAGCGCCTGCGAGCCCTGCTCGCTCATGCGCTGGAATGTATTCCGGCGGCGCAACGTCAATCCGATCCGCAACTGATGAATGCCGCGGCGCTGGCGCGCGCGCGGCCGGTTCGCATCGTGCCGGTCGACTACGCGTTCTCGCAGCGCGAATCGCACTTCAAGGACGGACAGTTCACCGCTGCGGCGATCGAAACCCACTGGGCGCACGGGCGAGAGGCCGCGCAAGCGGCGCTCGCCCGAATGAGCGAGCGTAATTGA
- a CDS encoding ATP-binding protein — MIVRIAQYPPGKRLVFGMASTAAVLVAQQVLTVVAHGRLTFLLVSASLPLITVLFGGWSGVFLLAAGTVYGALWMPPVGNLTVEGHSDRIVLLAFVVVGALLVAAGQQLAKVARRAGRAEAASQETAERLLQMERDARHRFDVALNSAGVPFFILTPIVRNGRVAEFRWDYLNDAAAHLFNRATTVVIGSSTTYVRPRGWDADVLLKRLAPLAEAEGRDAFDVSVQGEHGEQWFHVVAASLDGSVVAWFGDVTPRVRAEQALSEADRRKDEFLATLAHELRNPLAPIRQVAEILEQPHLTDERRKWCITVLRRQSAAMALLLDDLLDVSRITRGALTLRKEAVALRDVVEDAVDTARPMLEGKGHDLVVKLPSRPLHIEADRLRIAQVLANLLTNAAKYTPSGGRIELTAKADDAEIVVSVADNGIGIDPDKLSAIFSMFSQVNRDHHRQGGLGIGLALSKSLIELHGGRLTASSAGKDQGSCFSVHLPAQCRVVAPPAPARDMPAISAEIEKHRILVVDDNVDAADALTALLELEGHEVRTVYSGEEAVDILSHYTPEVILLDLGLPGMSGIEVARRIRSRPSTANVTLIAITGWGQPQDRARTADAGFDYHFTKPVDVAQLNHAIESAVTAS; from the coding sequence ATGATTGTTCGAATCGCGCAGTATCCGCCGGGCAAGCGCCTGGTGTTCGGAATGGCGTCCACTGCCGCCGTCCTGGTGGCGCAGCAGGTGCTGACCGTGGTGGCCCACGGACGGTTGACTTTTCTTCTCGTCAGCGCGTCGCTTCCGCTCATCACAGTGCTGTTCGGCGGCTGGTCGGGTGTGTTCCTGCTGGCAGCCGGCACGGTGTACGGCGCATTGTGGATGCCGCCTGTCGGCAATTTGACGGTCGAAGGGCACAGCGACCGGATCGTGCTGCTGGCCTTCGTCGTGGTCGGCGCGCTTTTGGTGGCGGCGGGCCAGCAGCTCGCCAAGGTCGCCAGACGCGCCGGGCGGGCGGAGGCCGCTTCGCAGGAGACAGCCGAGCGCCTGTTGCAAATGGAGCGCGACGCGCGGCACCGCTTCGACGTCGCGCTCAATAGCGCAGGCGTGCCGTTCTTCATCCTCACGCCGATCGTGCGCAACGGCCGCGTGGCGGAGTTTCGCTGGGACTACCTCAACGACGCGGCCGCGCACTTGTTCAATCGGGCGACGACGGTGGTCATCGGCAGTTCGACCACGTATGTGCGTCCGCGCGGCTGGGACGCGGACGTGCTTCTGAAGCGGCTCGCGCCGTTGGCGGAGGCAGAGGGCCGCGATGCGTTCGATGTGAGCGTGCAGGGAGAGCACGGCGAGCAGTGGTTCCACGTCGTGGCTGCGTCGCTCGACGGTTCAGTGGTCGCATGGTTCGGCGACGTGACGCCGCGCGTGCGCGCCGAACAGGCGCTTTCCGAAGCGGACCGGCGCAAGGATGAATTTCTCGCGACGCTCGCTCACGAGTTGCGCAATCCGCTCGCGCCCATCCGTCAGGTCGCGGAAATTCTGGAACAGCCACACCTGACCGACGAGCGCCGCAAGTGGTGCATCACGGTGCTGCGCCGGCAATCGGCCGCGATGGCGCTTTTGCTGGACGACCTGCTCGACGTGTCACGCATCACGCGTGGCGCGCTGACGCTTCGCAAGGAAGCCGTGGCGCTGCGGGATGTCGTCGAGGATGCGGTGGACACCGCGCGGCCGATGCTGGAGGGCAAGGGTCACGACCTCGTCGTCAAGCTGCCCTCGCGGCCCTTGCACATCGAGGCGGACCGCCTGCGAATTGCGCAGGTATTGGCGAACCTGTTGACGAACGCCGCGAAATACACGCCGTCCGGCGGGCGCATCGAACTGACGGCGAAGGCGGACGACGCCGAGATCGTGGTATCGGTCGCGGACAACGGCATCGGTATCGATCCGGACAAGCTGTCGGCCATCTTCTCGATGTTCTCGCAAGTGAATCGCGATCATCATCGGCAGGGCGGGCTCGGCATCGGACTCGCGCTCTCGAAATCGCTGATCGAGCTGCACGGAGGCCGGCTGACTGCATCGAGCGCCGGAAAAGACCAGGGAAGCTGCTTCTCCGTTCATCTTCCCGCGCAGTGCCGCGTGGTGGCGCCGCCCGCTCCGGCGCGCGACATGCCCGCCATTTCCGCCGAGATCGAGAAGCATCGCATCCTGGTGGTCGATGACAACGTCGATGCGGCCGACGCGCTCACCGCGCTGCTCGAACTCGAAGGCCACGAAGTGCGCACGGTCTATTCCGGCGAGGAGGCGGTCGACATACTGAGCCACTACACGCCCGAAGTCATCCTGCTGGACCTCGGCTTGCCGGGCATGAGCGGCATCGAGGTCGCGCGCCGCATCAGGTCGAGACCGTCGACGGCGAATGTGACGCTCATCGCGATCACCGGATGGGGGCAGCCGCAGGACCGAGCGCGCACCGCGGACGCCGGCTTCGATTATCACTTCACGAAGCCGGTCGATGTGGCGCAGCTCAATCACGCGATCGAGAGCGCGGTCACCGCGTCTTAG
- a CDS encoding IlvD/Edd family dehydratase, which yields MPEKKTEGLSKGLTNYGDRGFALYLRRSFARSMGYTSDMLTKPIVGIASSGSGFNNCHRGMPELVEAVKRGVLAAGGLPIDFPTISLGEVFLNPTSMMFRNLMSMDVEEMLRAQPMDSVVLIGGCDKTVPAQLMGAAAADIPAVQLVVGPMMTGRHQGERLGACTDCRRFWGKFRAGEVGEQEIDQIEGRLATTAGTCAVMGTASTMACIAETLGMSLPGTAAIPAVHADRIRAAEASGARAVQLIRAPLRPSQIITEKSVENALRVLLAIGGSTNAIIHLTAVAGRLGIPVSLERLNVLSDDTPVLVNLKPTGEHYMEDFFAAGGMTAVLRELAPKLHLDAMTVTGETLGERIAAEREAWVDHRIVRELSDPVEPQGGLVALFGSLAPRGAILKRSAADKALFEKEGRAVVFESLEDLAARIDDPALDVEADDILVLQNAGPASGTGMPEAGYLPIPKKLAQKGVKDMLRISDARMSGTAYGTIVLHVTPEAALAGPIGLVRNGDRIRLSVRDRRIDLLVDEAELARRAADVKPPKRVLRGYQKLYQEHVLQADAGCDFDFLQAVSKDS from the coding sequence ATGCCAGAAAAAAAGACTGAAGGCCTGTCCAAAGGCCTGACCAACTACGGCGATCGCGGATTCGCCCTGTACCTGCGCCGCTCGTTCGCCCGCTCGATGGGCTACACCTCCGACATGCTGACCAAGCCGATCGTCGGCATCGCATCGAGCGGATCGGGCTTCAACAATTGCCATCGCGGCATGCCGGAGCTCGTCGAAGCAGTCAAGCGCGGCGTGCTCGCAGCGGGCGGCTTGCCCATCGACTTTCCGACCATCTCGCTCGGCGAAGTGTTCCTCAATCCGACCTCGATGATGTTCCGCAACCTCATGAGCATGGACGTCGAGGAAATGCTGCGCGCCCAGCCGATGGACTCCGTGGTACTGATCGGCGGCTGCGACAAGACCGTGCCCGCGCAATTGATGGGCGCCGCTGCCGCCGATATCCCCGCCGTGCAACTCGTCGTCGGACCGATGATGACCGGCCGTCATCAAGGCGAGCGCCTCGGCGCGTGCACCGACTGCCGCCGCTTCTGGGGCAAGTTCCGCGCGGGCGAAGTCGGCGAGCAGGAGATCGACCAGATCGAAGGGCGGCTCGCGACCACCGCCGGCACCTGCGCGGTGATGGGCACGGCAAGCACCATGGCGTGCATCGCGGAGACGCTCGGCATGTCGCTGCCGGGCACCGCCGCGATTCCCGCCGTCCATGCCGACCGCATTCGCGCCGCCGAAGCGAGCGGCGCGCGCGCCGTGCAGCTCATTCGCGCGCCGCTGCGCCCGAGCCAGATCATCACGGAGAAGTCCGTCGAGAACGCGCTACGCGTGCTGCTGGCCATCGGCGGGTCGACTAACGCGATCATCCACTTGACCGCCGTCGCCGGGCGGCTCGGCATTCCGGTGTCGCTCGAACGGCTGAACGTGCTCTCCGACGACACGCCGGTGCTCGTCAATCTGAAGCCGACGGGCGAGCACTACATGGAAGACTTCTTCGCTGCGGGCGGCATGACGGCGGTGCTGCGCGAACTCGCGCCGAAGCTGCATCTGGATGCGATGACCGTCACCGGCGAAACGCTCGGCGAACGCATCGCGGCGGAGCGCGAGGCGTGGGTCGATCATCGCATCGTGCGCGAGCTGTCCGACCCGGTCGAACCGCAAGGCGGGCTCGTCGCGTTGTTCGGCTCGCTTGCGCCGCGCGGCGCGATTCTCAAGCGATCCGCCGCCGACAAGGCGCTCTTCGAGAAAGAGGGCCGCGCCGTGGTCTTCGAATCGCTCGAAGACCTGGCCGCGCGCATCGACGATCCCGCGCTCGATGTCGAGGCCGACGACATTCTCGTGCTGCAAAACGCCGGTCCCGCGAGCGGCACGGGCATGCCCGAAGCGGGCTATCTGCCGATTCCGAAGAAGCTCGCGCAGAAGGGCGTGAAGGACATGCTGCGCATTTCGGATGCGCGCATGAGCGGCACTGCATATGGAACCATCGTGCTGCATGTCACGCCGGAAGCCGCGCTCGCGGGGCCGATCGGGCTTGTGCGCAACGGCGACCGCATCCGGCTTTCGGTGCGCGATCGGCGTATCGACCTGCTGGTCGATGAGGCCGAACTCGCGCGCCGCGCAGCCGATGTCAAACCGCCCAAGCGCGTGCTGCGCGGCTATCAGAAGCTGTATCAGGAGCACGTATTACAGGCCGATGCGGGTTGCGACTTCGATTTCCTGCAGGCGGTATCGAAGGATTCCTGA
- a CDS encoding flagellar transcriptional regulator FlhD — protein sequence MTHASPDLSSIRELNLSYLTLARRVLASDREAAQAHLGLSAEIADTLLNLSPAQTDKLASSSQLLCFFRMSADEMLGGLASRSHDAPVAALSNAALIAA from the coding sequence ATGACACACGCCAGCCCAGACCTTTCGTCCATCCGCGAGTTGAACCTGTCCTACTTGACGCTCGCGCGGCGTGTATTGGCGTCCGACCGCGAAGCCGCGCAGGCGCACCTCGGCCTGTCGGCGGAAATCGCGGACACGCTCTTGAATCTCTCGCCGGCGCAAACCGACAAGCTGGCTTCGTCGTCGCAACTGCTGTGCTTCTTCCGCATGAGCGCGGACGAAATGCTCGGCGGCCTCGCGAGCCGCAGCCACGATGCGCCGGTCGCGGCCCTGTCCAACGCAGCTCTCATTGCCGCCTGA
- a CDS encoding sodium:alanine symporter family protein, translating to MEDLFQSVNAFFAFIAPISDFLWDFPTNFAAYSRIPVLGRFPFAILLLVGVGIHFSIRTRFVQTMNMRKIVRIMQRRQSSRTGVSAMASFMLGLAMRAGPGNIVGITGAISVGGPGALFWMWVAAFFGMATAFMESVLAQLFKEKNGDEFVGGLPFYGRRVLGGRRIVGTFLSLVFIVYALFNVPPQTFNVFTAMGTIADTVAGEHLARQSTAYYGIAATLVFACAFIIMGGIRRVTAYTDVLVPIKAALFCAMSLVIILINLPLVPYFFREVVVGAFAPRALFGGAIGTALAQGVKRGLMSNEAGQGTITMAAAIADNAHPCEQGFVQSLGVFFDTMVICTMTGFIVVMAHVWTGTVDGQAWEAVRASKITVYLASVQALVPLWAAHAIKIIMCVCYGLFAFTTLLGMISFAEISANFISRRRAFIAGIRVAGSLVFVPFGALTVLAGLELPNLWALSDLMNIVMVLLNVPIVLLGQALVYKALAHYRATGGGAFVSEEIGVKTACWPGDARRAAPVHERETVDA from the coding sequence GTGGAAGACCTTTTCCAATCCGTCAACGCGTTCTTTGCGTTCATCGCGCCCATTTCCGATTTTCTTTGGGATTTTCCGACCAACTTCGCGGCCTATTCGCGCATCCCCGTGCTCGGCCGGTTTCCGTTCGCGATTCTGCTGCTGGTCGGCGTAGGCATCCACTTCAGCATCCGCACGCGCTTTGTCCAGACGATGAACATGCGCAAGATCGTGCGCATCATGCAGCGCAGGCAGTCGTCCAGAACGGGCGTGAGCGCGATGGCTTCATTCATGCTCGGACTGGCGATGCGCGCCGGGCCGGGCAACATCGTCGGCATTACAGGCGCCATTTCGGTCGGCGGTCCCGGCGCGTTGTTCTGGATGTGGGTCGCCGCCTTCTTCGGCATGGCGACGGCCTTCATGGAATCCGTGCTCGCGCAGTTGTTCAAGGAGAAGAACGGCGACGAGTTCGTCGGCGGCTTGCCGTTCTACGGGCGGCGCGTGCTCGGGGGACGGCGCATCGTGGGCACGTTCCTGTCGCTCGTGTTTATCGTCTATGCATTATTCAACGTGCCGCCGCAAACGTTCAACGTCTTCACCGCGATGGGCACCATTGCCGATACCGTCGCAGGCGAGCACCTCGCCCGGCAATCCACCGCGTACTACGGCATCGCGGCGACGCTCGTTTTCGCGTGCGCGTTCATCATCATGGGCGGCATCAGGCGCGTCACGGCTTACACGGACGTGCTGGTGCCGATCAAGGCCGCGCTCTTTTGCGCGATGTCGCTCGTCATCATCCTGATCAATCTGCCGCTCGTGCCTTACTTCTTTCGCGAGGTCGTCGTCGGCGCGTTCGCGCCGCGTGCACTCTTCGGCGGCGCGATCGGCACGGCGCTCGCGCAGGGCGTGAAGCGCGGCCTCATGTCGAACGAGGCGGGGCAGGGCACCATCACGATGGCGGCGGCCATCGCCGACAACGCGCATCCGTGCGAACAAGGCTTCGTGCAGAGCCTCGGCGTGTTCTTCGACACGATGGTGATCTGCACGATGACCGGCTTTATCGTCGTGATGGCGCACGTGTGGACCGGAACCGTCGACGGGCAGGCATGGGAAGCCGTGCGCGCCTCGAAGATCACGGTCTATCTCGCTTCGGTGCAGGCGCTCGTGCCGCTCTGGGCCGCGCATGCCATCAAGATCATCATGTGCGTGTGCTACGGGCTTTTCGCTTTCACGACGCTCCTCGGCATGATCTCGTTTGCCGAAATCTCGGCGAACTTCATCTCGCGCCGCCGCGCGTTCATCGCCGGTATTCGCGTGGCCGGCTCGCTGGTGTTCGTGCCGTTCGGCGCGTTGACCGTGCTGGCCGGGCTCGAACTGCCGAACCTCTGGGCGCTCTCGGACCTGATGAACATCGTGATGGTGCTGCTTAACGTGCCGATCGTTCTGCTCGGGCAAGCGCTCGTCTATAAGGCGCTCGCGCACTATCGCGCGACGGGCGGCGGCGCGTTCGTATCGGAAGAAATCGGAGTGAAAACGGCGTGCTGGCCTGGCGATGCGCGTCGCGCCGCGCCGGTTCACGAACGCGAGACCGTCGACGCTTAA
- a CDS encoding nuclear transport factor 2 family protein — translation MNKEDVLALFGKLRDDTDAFFARVADDVDWTVMGTHPLAGRYRGKKAFLEHTFARLAKALPDGAKLTVTHALVDGDTAAVELHSDVRAANGMHFDNRYCWVCRFEEGSIVEVRAYLDSAMVAELLRQNPA, via the coding sequence ATGAACAAGGAAGACGTGCTCGCGCTTTTCGGAAAGCTCAGGGACGATACGGACGCCTTCTTCGCGCGCGTCGCCGATGACGTCGACTGGACCGTGATGGGCACGCATCCGCTCGCCGGGCGCTATCGTGGCAAGAAGGCGTTTCTCGAACATACGTTCGCGCGCCTCGCGAAGGCGCTGCCCGACGGCGCAAAGCTGACGGTCACGCACGCGCTCGTCGATGGCGACACGGCCGCGGTCGAGCTGCATTCGGACGTGCGCGCGGCGAACGGCATGCACTTCGACAATCGCTACTGCTGGGTGTGCCGTTTCGAGGAAGGCTCGATCGTCGAGGTGCGCGCGTATCTCGACAGCGCGATGGTGGCCGAACTGCTGCGTCAGAATCCGGCCTGA
- a CDS encoding DUF4148 domain-containing protein, with the protein MREIRTKTQLASAALLLLAGCVAGGMPPPGRHLTDLECRDLAALRTNASPSTMAQHQVELGALRKAGYDPSPFYDDPYYPDDLQQAQRLVDYWFQTECAPARTQ; encoded by the coding sequence ATGCGCGAGATTCGGACAAAGACTCAGCTAGCGTCGGCGGCGCTTCTCCTGCTCGCCGGATGCGTCGCGGGTGGCATGCCCCCTCCGGGCCGGCATCTGACGGACCTGGAATGCCGCGATCTGGCCGCGCTCAGAACGAACGCGAGCCCTTCTACGATGGCCCAGCATCAAGTGGAACTCGGGGCGCTGCGCAAGGCGGGCTACGACCCGTCTCCCTTCTACGACGATCCCTACTACCCGGACGACCTGCAGCAGGCACAGCGCCTCGTCGACTACTGGTTTCAGACGGAATGCGCGCCCGCTCGGACGCAGTGA
- the flhC gene encoding flagellar transcriptional regulator FlhC, with amino-acid sequence MSTTTSSKSLAEEAAQVLRAITLIKLGARMQVLESEFPKLSRDRLIRLYREVKGASPPKGMLPFSEDWYLTWGPNIHASMFANVYAFLEQNSANLDRVDLLSRAYALYAEHFTLNGEALQMDLTRAWTFVRFKEAGILRLAGCTRCRGKFVVHAHEPTHGMVCGICQPPSRAGKTKAKAAREQSATLRAA; translated from the coding sequence ATGAGCACGACCACGTCTTCGAAAAGCCTCGCCGAGGAAGCCGCTCAGGTTCTGCGCGCAATCACGCTGATCAAGCTGGGCGCGCGCATGCAGGTGCTCGAATCCGAATTCCCGAAGCTCTCGCGCGACCGTCTGATTCGTCTGTATCGGGAAGTGAAGGGCGCTTCGCCGCCCAAGGGCATGCTTCCGTTCTCGGAAGACTGGTATCTGACGTGGGGACCGAATATTCACGCATCGATGTTCGCCAACGTGTATGCGTTTCTCGAACAAAACAGCGCGAACCTCGATCGCGTCGACCTGTTGAGCCGCGCCTACGCGCTGTACGCCGAGCACTTCACGCTGAACGGCGAAGCACTGCAGATGGATCTGACGCGCGCGTGGACCTTCGTGCGCTTCAAGGAAGCCGGCATCCTGCGCCTCGCTGGCTGCACGCGCTGCCGCGGCAAGTTCGTCGTGCACGCGCACGAACCGACGCACGGCATGGTCTGCGGCATTTGTCAGCCGCCTTCGCGGGCGGGCAAGACGAAGGCAAAGGCGGCGCGCGAGCAGAGCGCGACGCTGCGGGCGGCTTGA
- a CDS encoding SDR family NAD(P)-dependent oxidoreductase, translating to MKLQGKTALVTGSDSGIGQAIATLFAEQGADVAVIYHTDRAGADQTAAKIASFGRRALVLQGDVGDPVSVKRIFGEVTAQLGRLDILVNNAGVGAGGAEVAELDDAQLETVIRTDLFGPLYCCREFVKLRREAGGGGRIVTISSVAQHLPTPESAPYGMAKAALGSLTRSLSREVANDKINVNNIAPGLIETPMTQERLNDPDAREKSMSVIPWHRPGQPEEIARLALFLASDDGDYVTGQTWTIDGGLSMQWGGA from the coding sequence ATGAAACTGCAAGGGAAGACGGCGCTCGTTACCGGAAGCGACTCCGGCATCGGCCAGGCAATCGCGACGCTGTTCGCGGAGCAAGGCGCGGACGTCGCGGTCATCTACCACACCGACCGCGCGGGCGCAGACCAGACCGCAGCGAAGATCGCTTCCTTCGGCCGGCGCGCGCTCGTGCTGCAAGGCGACGTGGGCGACCCCGTGTCCGTCAAGCGCATCTTCGGCGAAGTCACGGCGCAGTTGGGACGCCTCGACATTCTGGTGAACAATGCAGGCGTGGGCGCCGGCGGCGCCGAAGTGGCCGAGCTCGACGACGCCCAACTGGAAACCGTCATCCGGACCGATCTCTTCGGGCCGCTCTACTGCTGCCGCGAGTTCGTGAAGCTGCGGCGCGAGGCGGGCGGCGGCGGGCGCATCGTCACGATTTCGTCGGTCGCGCAGCATTTGCCGACGCCGGAAAGCGCGCCGTACGGCATGGCCAAGGCCGCGCTCGGCTCGCTCACGCGCAGCCTGTCGCGCGAAGTCGCCAACGACAAGATCAACGTGAACAACATCGCGCCCGGACTCATCGAAACGCCGATGACGCAAGAGCGCCTGAACGACCCTGACGCTCGCGAGAAGTCGATGTCGGTGATTCCGTGGCATCGTCCGGGGCAACCGGAGGAGATCGCGCGTCTCGCGCTCTTTCTCGCCTCCGACGACGGCGATTACGTAACCGGACAGACCTGGACCATCGACGGCGGTTTGTCGATGCAATGGGGCGGCGCATGA